Part of the Woronichinia naegeliana WA131 genome, AGAATATCAAACACCTTATGGTGAGGTTATAGTGAATCGTCATGTATATCAGCGTTCACCTTTGAGGAAAAACGTATTGCCCCTTAGAAAGAGAAGCAAGGATAATCATAACATCAACGCCATTATTGGCAAAACAGGTATCCTCAAAAATGTCAGGGATGGCAGGCAAAGAGGTGAAAAATGATTTATTAGAAAATCATGGTAGAAAAGTAGCGCTATCCTATATCCAAAGATTGAGTGAAGCAGTAGGAAGTGTGGTACAGGCAAAAGAAGAAGCGTGGAGTTATGCCCCGCCCAAGGAGGATAGCCAAATTGCAACAGTGGGAATAGGATTAGATGGAACCTGTATGCTGATGTGTGAGGATGGCTACCGTGAAGCAATGGTGGGAACCGTTTCCCTATACGATAGTGAAGGCGAACGTCAACCTACAATCTATCTAGGTGCGGCACCAGAGTATGGAAAAAAGAGTTTTCTAGAAAGATTAGAAAGAGAAATTGAGCGAGCGAAAAACCGTTATCCAGAGGCAACATTGGTCGGGATAGCAGACGGGGCAGAATCAAATTGGAAGTTTTTAGAAAAGCAAACGGAAGAACAGATATTAGATTTCTATCATGCCTCTGGTTACTTAGGTGCCTTGGCAGAAGCGTTGCATCCGAATACCGTGTCAAAACAAAAAGAATGGTTGACTGAAAATTGTCGAGAACTCAAGCATGAAAAAGGAAAAGCAGGAGAACTGCTAAATCTGATGAAAGAAGTCAAAGAAGAAAAAAGTCATTCTAAGAATCTTACCGAGAAACTACAAGCGGCGATTACTTATTACGAGAATCATCAGCATCAAATGGATTATGCTGAATACATAGAGAAAAAGTATCCGATTGGTTCAGGTGTTATGGAAGCAGCTTGTAAGACGTTGGTCAAACAACGATTATGTTGTTCAGGGATGCGATGGAAGGAAAAAGGAGCAGGAATTATTTTGAGCCTACGAGCTTTGGTATTGACCAAGGAACGATGGAGTCAATTTTGGGCAAAACTTGATCAATATGGGTTCCCTGTAGAACCCTGATTACAACAGCTTTTATCAACTAAAGGTCGCACCCTTCCGAACTGTAGTAATTTGTCCCATCCATTGCTATACTTCAAACGTTCATAATCTGAGATTTATCAAGGGTGCGACCTTTAGTTGATAAAAGCTGTTGTAATCAGGGTTCTACAGGGAACCCATATTGATCAAGTTTTGCCCAAAATTGACTCCATCGTTCCTTGGTCAATACCAAAGCTCGTAGGCTCAAAATAATTCCTGCTCCTTTTTCCTTCCATCGCATCCCTGAACAACATAATCGTTGTTTGACCAACGTCTTACAAGCTGCTTCCGTAACACCTGAACCAATCGGATACTTTTTCTCTATGTATTCAGCATAATCCATTTGATGCTGATGATTCTCGTAATAAGTAATCGCCGCTTGTAGTTTCTCGGTAAGATTCTTAGAATGACTTTTTTCTTCTTTGACTTCTTTCATCAGATTTAGCAGTTCTCCTGCTTTTCCTTTTTCATGCTTGAGTTCTCGACAATTTTCAGTCAACCATTCTTTTTGTTTTGACACGGTATTCGGATGCAACGCTTCTGCCAAGGCACCTAAGTAACCAGAGGCATGATAGAAATCTAATATCTGTTCTTCCGTTTGCTTTTCTAAAAACTTCCAATTTGATTCTGCCCCGTCTGCTATCCCGACCAATGTTGCCTCTGGATAACGGTTTTTCGCTCGCTCAATTTCTCTTTCCAATCTTTCTAGAAAACTCTTTTTTCCATACTCTGGTGCCGCACCTAGATAGATTGTATGTTGACGTTCGCCTTCACTATCGTATAGGGAAACGGTTCCCACCATTGCTTCACGGTAGCCATCCTCACACATCAGCATACAGGTTCCATCTAATCCTATTCCCACTGTTGCAATTTGGCTATCCTCCTTGGGCGGGGCATAACTCCACGCTTCTTCTTTTGCTTGTACCACACTTCCTACTGCTTCACTCAATCTTTGGATATAGGATAGCGCTACTTTTCTACCATGATTTTCTAATAAATCATTTTTCACCTCTTTGCCTGCCATCCCTGACATTTTTGAGGATACCTGTTTTGCCAATAATGGCGTTGATGTTATGATTATCCTTGCTTCTCTTTCTAAGGGGCAATACGTTTTTCCTCAAAGGTGAACGCTGATATACATGACGATTCACTATAACCTCACCATAAGGTGTTTGATATTCTTTCGGTTGCTCTCCCTTACTCTTCCAGATTTCTTCACCGATTTTTAAGGGTGAACCATCTGTATCTAAATATTTCAAGGCTTCTTTGCTGGCGATGCAACCTACTTCGTTTAAGCCTTTTTGAATATTTATTTCTGTATCCAACATTGAACGACTGAGTTCTAATGTTAGTTCTATTTTTATCTTTGAACCCTCTACATTAATTAGTTTTGCTGTCATCATTGTTTCCTCTTTGTCACTTTTCATCTCATGTTAACACTTTTCTTTTCCTTCATCAACTAAAGGTCACACCCTTTATCAAAGCGTTGAAATCGTAAGGTGAGCAAAGAATCAAGCTCCTCCTTATATTTTACGTTAGCATCTTCAAGACATCCTGAAATTGCTGCAGAAAACTGCGTAAAATCTTCATAATATTTTGCGTATAAACACTTCTTCTTCACAAACTTCCACAGTCTTTCAATTAAATTCAAGTTAGGAGAATAAGGAGGTAAGTACAGTAACTCTATTCCTAATGATTCTGCCAACTCCTGCACAATTCGGCATTTTTGATAACGAGCATTGTCTAATACCAACGTAATCGGTATTAATAGTCCTAATTCTGCTATCTTTTCTAGGAGTTCACAAACCTGAGTTCCCGTAATATAAGAACTGTTCGTTACCATAATTAGGGCTTGCTGAAAAAAGCTGAAACCTTTACGGAGAAAAATAGTAGGCGAATTAAGAACCGCTAGAATGCACGAAAATAGGGTAGAATGCCTCAAAACCATTGCATTAAGAAGAGAGAAAGCAGATGTACCGAAAGCCTAAGTACAGGACAAAAAATGTAGGGAGTCGAGAAAAAGAGAAAAATTGGGTAGAGAAGGATTAAGAACAAGATGACGAAGATGGTCAAAACCAAGACGAAAAAGACTCTGCGCTAGGCGACCATGTTTCTTGAGGGGAATGGGATGAAGATGATGAATTGCTAGACCAGTTTTGAGAGACCAAGCCAAAGCTAAAGTCAGTAAAGCCAAAAGCTTACGAAGACGCTTGGGGTCAGTAAAGTGAGTAGATTCCAAGCAAAAGCCACGAGTCTTAAAGATGCCAAAAAGGGTTTCAATGCCCCAACGCAGGGCATAATCGTGAATAAGACCTTGGGAATCGGGATGTCCAATGACGATGAGTAGAGAATTATCAGGCAAGCGAAGAGCCTCTACAGAAACAGGATATCCCCAAACCCGACAACTCCCTTGAAGACGTTGAGATTCACTCTTTTGCAAGATGGGCAAAAATGACTTTGGCGGCCAAAAGCTTGCCATTGTGCTCAATCTTGTCCGTAGCCCGAATTCTCAGACAGAAAGCCAGTAGCGGTTCGAGCAGAAGATAGCGAAGCCAAGCCTGACCAATAAACTCACGGTCGCCACATAAACAACGAATCAGGGCGGTGGGAAAAATCTTGAGCATCTCCTCGATAAAACGCATTCGTTCATCACTGTTAGAATTGCCCTTTTTCTTGCTAAGCATCCACCACAAGATGGGAATGGCTACTCCTTCATGGACAATGCCGACAGTGAGGATATTATAACCATGACTGCCAAACTCCCAGGTTGTGCGGTCAATACTTAATACCCAAGGTTGAGGGATATCCAGCCAACTGACTACAATACGGGCAATGTGATGGTAATCCAGCTCAAATCCTGAGAAAAAGCGTTGTAAGCGTTTGTAATGAGAATCCACCAATGCCCGACCTTCAAAACCCAGAGCCAATTCTTTAAGGTTAACCGTTTTCACTTTGAGGAGGGCGAGTAAGAACAAGGCTAGGAAGGAGAGTCTGGCACCATGCCATCCCAAATGGGGTTTTAGGGCTTGTTTCAATGCGTTATATTGGTTCATGGGTTTTCTTACATTACGTTCATCTTCCATGAAACCCCTTTCTCGTATACTTTTCAAGCCTTTTGTCCTGTACTTAGACCGAAAGCAACAGTACTCAATTGAAACACCAGAAAACTTGAAAAATCTGTTCGGCGGGCAGTTAGACGAAGAAAATCGTTGGATAGAAATGTCAAAAATGATTCCCTGGGAAGAATATGAGGAAGAATATGCAAAAAACTTCACAGAAAAAAAAGGAGCCCCAGCCAAATCATTTAGAATGGCATTAGGAGCATTAATTATCAAAGAAATTTCAGGAAAAAGTGACAGAGAAACAGTAGAACAAATAAAAGAGAACCCTTATTTACAGTACTTTATAGGAATGGAAAGCTATAGTAGCAAAGAAGCATTTAATGCGTCAATGATGGTTCATTTTCGTAAAAAAATAGGAATGGAATTAATAAATAAAATTAATAAAGAAATAGAAAAAAAGCGACGGGTGTAGCGTCAGAAAAAAAAGAAAATGAAGGAAAGTTATTGTTAGATGCGACTTGTACACCAGCAGATATAAAATATCCAACGGATATAGGAATATTGAATGATGCCAGAGAAAAAACAGAAAAAATAATAGATAAGCTGTATGAAGAAATAAAAGAGAAAAGGAAAGAAAAGCCGAGGACTTATAGGGAAGTGGCAAGAAAAGAGTACTTAGCCATAGCAAAAAAACGTCGTGTGTCAAAAAAAGAAAGAAGAAAAGGAACAAAAAAACAACTAGGATATATAAAAAGAAACTTGTCTCATATAGAGAAAATGGGCTCTCCCCTTGTCTGTGTGTAATGTTATGTTACGAGTTAAAGCAAGCTAACAATTTAAGCCGTAGATGCTCAAAATTAGCAAATCCATAACTTTTCCTTTTTATTAATTTAATTTTTGTATTCATCCCTTCCGTTAATCCATTAGTTGTATGGTTTTCAAAATAATTGCATATACCTGTCAAATGAGTTTTCAGCATACCCACACTTTTTTTATAGAATAGGCACGCTGTTCTCATCCATTTTTCAAATTTTCTCCTTGCACCATTTGTCGTTCTTGAATGCTCATAAATATCTCTAATCTCTTCCTTCATTTCATACGCTATTCCTAAACAAGGATACATTTTCAATATCTCTTCTAACTCTTCTCTTTTTTCTTTTTTTAACTCTTCTTTATTTTTCCATAATAGGTATGTTAAACCCTTTTTATGGATATTCATTTTCTTTCTCAATTTATTCAATTCTTCATTTATATTTTTCATTACATGAAATCTATCATAGACGATTTTAGCATTTACAAATAACTCCTTTATTGCTGACGTAAATCCCTCCCACATATCCACACTTACTTCCTTTACATTCTCTCTAACCCTTGCTGGCTGCACCTTTAGG contains:
- a CDS encoding ISL3 family transposase, which translates into the protein MWINLDELLGLPKVTVVNYREIDGALFLKLKMKNEVIECPNCHKELEDINQIEYNLVRDLSLLGKKVYLEVPRRQFHCEKCQKYITERLDFMRLRKHYTIRYEEKIYEQVKKKNVEEVRQEEEISWGTLESIFEEYAKQAEKKEWELPEKISLDEFSNRKGKKDFITTVIDINKKELLEVIKGHKKEEIIEALKVQPARVRENVKEVSVDMWEGFTSAIKELFVNAKIVYDRFHVMKNINEELNKLRKKMNIHKKGLTYLLWKNKEELKKEKREELEEILKMYPCLGIAYEMKEEIRDIYEHSRTTNGARRKFEKWMRTACLFYKKSVGMLKTHLTGICNYFENHTTNGLTEGMNTKIKLIKRKSYGFANFEHLRLKLLACFNS